Proteins from a genomic interval of Capsicum annuum cultivar UCD-10X-F1 chromosome 4, UCD10Xv1.1, whole genome shotgun sequence:
- the LOC124897732 gene encoding uncharacterized protein LOC124897732, translated as MKKNLNQLAMLGDEDIVPDLLHYKVQSWCKMYFRTDIKCDSIDNNIAESFNAWILGPRHKTIITMLEEIRVKVMTKLGEFLNFLETWVTEISPMALRVLEKNTEKSMTCNIDFNRERGFEISDGPYIHSVDLRDNTCNCKSWMLKGIPSPHGITAILYKKLDPIDFVDSCYSKETYLKTYCHYIQPVTNMNMWPESTNPHVEPPVVVSMPGRPKKKRNRQFYETKKYGKMSIKGVYMTCSICHGKNYNKKGCPFKDSIGSSILNVGPSDVPSTSIPRGRPRNTPPTTTDAPPRPRGRPRKTSDNADAPPRPRGRPRKTTPVAPAGQAAPTANIDHVAVATRGRGRGVKHVEHVAATTRGRGRGIEHVEHVAATARKRGRSVEHAVAAIRGRKRSVEHTATAARGRGVKHTAATAVAGRDRERPRKTPLGDIRVARRTPLHEWFENQTSYAPPNPSASPVYAPPNPFALPVHTPPNPYASTGKKPKTVGMGVLIAENGFTTYNPWLPRSRILHTGSAHPIRSADITEDFGCKPKIGVRWRGKKAMIENQLKVMRDEMRMNKRQKIASLQSKQQ; from the exons TGATAGCATAGATAATAACATAGCTGAGAGTTTTAATGCTTGGATCTTAGGACCAAGGCATAAAACAATTATTACTATGCTAGAAGAGATAAGGGTGAAGGTAATGACTAAACTAGGTGAATTCCTAAACTTTCTAGAAACATGGGTGACTGAAATATCTCCAATGGCTTTGAGAGTGTTAGAAAAAAACACTGAGAAGTCAATGACATGTAATATTGACTTCAATAGAGAGAGAGGTTTTGAAATATCAGATGGACCATATATACATAGTGTGGATTTGAGGGATAACACATGCAACTGTAAATCTTGGATGCTCAAGGGAATACCAAGTCCACATGGAATTACAGCCATACTCTACAAGAAATTGGACCCAATTGATTTTGTTGATAGTTGTTACAGTAAGGAGACTTATCTCAAGACTTACTGTCACTACATTCAACCAGTGACCAACATGAACATGTGGCCAGAGTCAACAAATCCTCATGTGGAGCCTCCAGTTGTTGTTTCTATGCCTGGCAGGccaaagaagaaaaggaataGACAGTTTTATGAGACCAAAAAGTATGGAAAGATGTCAATAAAAGGGGTTTACATGACTTGTAGCATCTGTCatggaaaaaattacaacaaaaaagGTTGTCCTTTCAAG GATTCTATTGGATCAAGTATTCTTAATGTTGGACCAAGTGATGTACCAAGTACTTCAATACCTAGGGGGAGGCCAAGAAACACTCCTCCTACTACTACTGATGCACCTCCTAGACCTAGGGGAAGGCCAAGAAAAACAAGTGATAATGCTGATGCACCTCCTAGACCTAGGGGAAGGCCTAGAAAGACAACACCTGTTGCACCAGCTGGACAAGCTGCACCGACTGCAAATATTGACCATGTTGCAGTAGCTACAAGAGGAAGGGGAAGGGGTGTTAAACATGTTGAACATGTTGCAGCAACTACAAGAGGAAGGGGAAGGGGTATTGAACATGTTGAACATGTTGCAGCAACTGCAAGGAAAAGGGGAAGGAGTGTTGAACATGCTGTAGCAGCTATAAGAGGAAGGAAAAGGAGTGTTGAACATACTGCAACAGCCGCAAGGGGAAGGGGTGTTAAACATACTGCAGCAACTGCAGTAGCTGGAAGAGACAGGGAAAGGCCAAGAAAAACACCTCTTGGTGATATAAGAGTGGCAAGGAGGACACCTTTGCATGAGTGGTTTGAAAATCAAACCAGTTATGCTCCACCAAATCCATCTGCTTCACCTGTTTATGCTCCACCAAATCCATTTGCTTTACCTGTTCATACTCCACCAAATCCATATGCTTCAACTGGTAAAAAGCCAAAGACAGTCGGAATGGGTGTTTTGATTGCTGAAAATGGTTTCACAACATATAAT CCCTGGTTGCCAAGAAGTAGGATACTACATACTGGTTCTGCACATCCTATAAGATCTGCTGATATTACTGAAGACTTTGGTTGCAAACCAAAAATAGGAGTAAGGTGGAGGGGTAAAAAAGCAATGATTGAAAACCAGCTTAAAGTGATGAGAGATGAGATGAGAATGAACAAAAGACAGAAAATAGCTTCATTACAATCCAAGCAACAATGA